Proteins from one Malaya genurostris strain Urasoe2022 chromosome 2, Malgen_1.1, whole genome shotgun sequence genomic window:
- the LOC131431934 gene encoding uncharacterized protein LOC131431934 translates to MLNVISGTKCFPENFETFASQLRNNPYDAKRVFFCTFCQKQKKTLYPVFVTLNNLPPVLRFNKHNLLIAALWLSKEEPNLNLLYKYFCIELRILKKGISIGNQNYTVSLLQNCVDSVARCKVLCMKQYNGDYGCTMCLHPGKATDASPIRYYPSQRYPKRDDATTRKMMDEVQFTGQEVHGILDKSVFVALPEFDIIISHPPDYMHAVLLGVMKQLWASLTESENHKAPFYVGLRMKDIEKRFLSFRPPSSFPRYPRSLNQVKKFKANEWEAMLLHYIYPSLYKILPDHLLNHIMLLSSTIFLLLDPNLSEEMINWCDKKLKLFGCQFEAIYGIGRMTYNVHLMSHLAETALYNSSLFPYESCNTDM, encoded by the coding sequence ATGCTAAATGTTATTAGTGGAACAAAATGCTTccctgaaaattttgaaacattcgcGTCTCAGTTACGTAATAACCCATATGATGCcaaacgtgtttttttttgtacattctgtcaaaaacaaaaaaaaacactttatcCGGTTTTCGTTACACTTAACAATCTCCCGCCAGTACTTAGATTCAACAAACACAACCTTTTAATTGCTGCACTTTGGTTATCAAAGGAAGAACCCAACCTTAATTTACTCTACAAATATTTTTGCATAGAATTAAGAATACTCAAGAAAGGTATCTCGATCGGTAATCAAAACTATACAGTTAGTCTTCTACAAAATTGCGTGGATTCTGTGGCAAGATGTAAAGTTTTGTGTATGAAGCAATATAATGGAGACTACGGATGTACAATGTGTCTGCATCCCGGAAAAGCTACTGATGCAAGCCCAATAAGATATTATCCAAGTCAACGGTATCCCAAACGTGACGATGCGACCACTAGAAAAATGATGGATGAAGTTCAATTTACAGGTCAAGAAGTGCATGGAATATTAGATAAATCAGTTTTCGTGGCTCTGCCTGAATTCGATATCATTATAAGTCACCCTCCAGATTATATGCACGCAGTTCTTCTGGGGGTTATGAAACAGTTATGGGCAAGTCTAACTGAAAGTGAAAATCATAAAGCTCCATTTTACGTAGGACTTCGTATGAAAGATATTGAGAAACGTTTTCTCTCCTTCCGACCTCCAAGCTCATTCCCGAGGTATCCACGTTCATTGAAtcaagtaaaaaaattcaaagcaaACGAATGGGAAGCCATGTTATTACATTATATATATCCTAGTTTATATAAAATTCTTCCTGACCATTTATTGAACCATATTATGCTTTTATCatctacaatatttttattattggatCCAAATTTGTCTGAGGAAATGATTAATTGGTGCGATAAAAAGCTTAAACTTTTTGGTTGCCAATTTGAGGCTATTTATGGAATAGGACGAATGACTTACAACGTTCATTTGATGTCTCATTTAGCTGAAACTGCATTGTATAACTCATCATTGTTTCCTTATGAATCATGTAACACAGACATGTAA
- the LOC131431933 gene encoding tRNA-dihydrouridine(16/17) synthase [NAD(P)(+)]-like isoform X2, producing MIEQFAKPDCTRNEKVRLLSVSPNSRSKEKIATQFKANKYIVSEARELTDDKKKPRNRKRSRNETIENEVLQYFISDDVSRVMPGSKDCVSVKMNVNTLHKHLEVPVTCKIRIFEDINKTIRYAKMLEEAGCQMLTVHGRTREQKGPLTGVADWKYVKKLREILKIPVLSNGNIMSVEDIHRCLEETNVNGVMTAEGNLFNPFLFEGIHPPAWTVAYEYLDIVEKYPAPVSYIRGHLFKVFHHLMNLASNATLREEMAVCHNVTEFRSIVKLLEEKYLPFHEGRQRWTGEALTLSPLGTPLKLDYNLSLPPWLCQPYIRAPPEVHRQKLEEASRMAADPNREKRAFYDQEGNEISRKKMKKMRRVQRRPNRAGLLPGDPDRDPGRRFDELCKNSKIECTNPMGLKCDQNLCRICCKHRCFHENLDCIGHKLFIKSRRNKAITLTALEKEQERNNGDYQQQAPEKVVLES from the exons atgatagagcagtttgctaagcctgattgcactaggaatgaaaaagtgcgtttgttgtcagtctCCCCAAACTCGAggtcaaaggagaaaatagccacccaattcaaggcgaacaaatacattgtgtcggaGGCAAGAGAATTAACGGACGATAaaaaaaagccaagaaacaggaaacgcagcaggaacgaaacgatagaaaacgaggtgcttcaatatttcatcagcgatgacgtcagcagAGTAATGCCGGGGTCAAAAGATTGCGTCtcagtcaaaatgaatg TGAACACTCTCCATAAGCATCTTGAAGTTCCGGTTACGTGTAAGATTCGAATTTTCGAAGACATCAACAAAACCATCCGTTACGCAAAAATGCTGGAAGAGGCCGGTTGTCAGATGTTGACAGTCCACGGGAGAACCCGAGAACAGAAGGGACCACTAACCGGAGTTGCCGATTGGAAGTATGTGAAAAAATTGAG GGAAATTCTGAAAATACCGGTCCTATCCAACGGAAACATCATGTCAGTGGAGGACATTCATCGTTGTTTGGAGGAAACGAACGTCAACGGAGTTATGACCGCCGAAGGTAACCTGTTCAATCCATTTTTGTTCGAAGGAATTCATCCACCTGCTTGGACGGTAGCCTATGAGTATCTGGATATCGTTGAAAAGTACCCGGCTCCCGTCTCCTATATCCGAGGACATCTTTTCAAAGTGTTTCATCACCT CATGAATCTAGCATCCAATGCGACTCTGAGGGAAGAAATGGCCGTTTGTCACAATGTGACAGAATTCCGGTCCATTGTCAAGCTCCTGGAGGAAAAGTATCTTCCTTTCCACGAGGGCCGTCAACGATGGACTGGTGAAGCTTTGACGCTGTCGCCGTTAGGAACTCCGTTGAAATTGGACTACAACCTCTCGTTACCTCCCTGGTTGTGTCAACCGTACATTCGGGCTCCTCCGGAGGTGCACCGACAGAAACTGGAGGAAGCCTCCCGGATGGCGGCTGATCCAAACCGTGAAAAAAGAGCATTCTACGATCAGGAAGGTAATGAAATTTCgcgcaaaaaaatgaagaaaatgcGACGAGTGCAACGAAGACCCAACCGAGCCGGCTTGCTACCGGGAGATCCAGATAGAGACCCCGGACGAAGATTTGACGAGCTTTGCAAAAACAGCAAAATCGAATGCACTAACCCAATG ggtttgaaatgtgatcagaaTCTGTGTCGTATATGTTGCAAGCACAGATGTTTTCACGAGAATCTGGATTGCATTGGACACAAACTATTTATCAAATCACGCCGGAACAAGGCAATTACGCTTACTGCTTTAGAGAAAGAGCAAGAAAGAAACAATGGGGATTATCAACAGCAAGCTCCCGAGAAGGTGGTGCTAGAGAGTTGA